Proteins from one Brevibacillus humidisoli genomic window:
- a CDS encoding CapA family protein has protein sequence MYQSRTNRIKTERRQARRRRFTMLTVFLTMLIITGVIYLFLSADIVTNTTGSPPPTGGKSAQEQEPRRSAPVDETVVLTFVGDVMMAGRVETLLHEKGYSYPYTYVSDMFQQDDYTIANLETPVTRQGTPAADKAYVYKSSPDAVPPLKEAGVDLVNLANNHSLDQGESGLLDTFQVLRENGIEYVGAGVDERRAYAPVYVERNGINMAFLGFSRVVPHVSWYAGKEKPGVAASYDPKKAVAAIRLAEENADLVVVIAHWGEEKVDYPVDHQKTLAHAYIEAGADLVIGGHPHVLQGFERYQNGWIAYSLGNFIFTRSTQPKTWETMILQAECTKEAACELTMLPYYTELGRAVPLLEQDGAKLRGRVESISVNVRIDENGRIQTAPAKQTE, from the coding sequence ATGTATCAATCCAGAACCAACCGGATCAAAACGGAACGTCGGCAAGCCAGACGCCGCCGCTTCACCATGTTGACGGTATTCCTGACAATGCTCATCATCACAGGTGTCATTTACTTGTTTTTGAGCGCTGACATCGTAACCAACACCACGGGCAGCCCCCCTCCAACCGGCGGGAAGAGCGCGCAAGAGCAAGAGCCTCGCAGGAGCGCCCCTGTTGACGAGACCGTTGTGCTCACGTTTGTGGGCGACGTGATGATGGCCGGACGTGTAGAAACGCTGCTTCATGAGAAAGGGTACAGCTATCCGTATACCTATGTAAGCGATATGTTTCAGCAAGATGATTACACGATCGCCAATCTGGAAACGCCTGTAACCAGACAAGGCACACCTGCAGCCGATAAAGCGTACGTGTACAAATCATCACCGGACGCGGTTCCGCCGTTAAAAGAAGCTGGAGTGGATCTGGTCAACCTGGCCAATAACCATTCCCTGGATCAGGGAGAAAGCGGCTTGTTGGATACCTTCCAGGTACTGCGTGAAAATGGGATTGAGTACGTTGGTGCAGGAGTGGACGAGCGCCGCGCCTACGCCCCTGTTTATGTTGAACGAAACGGTATCAACATGGCGTTCCTGGGGTTTAGTCGGGTGGTTCCACATGTTAGCTGGTACGCCGGAAAGGAAAAACCAGGGGTGGCTGCCAGCTATGATCCAAAAAAAGCGGTAGCGGCGATCCGGCTCGCAGAGGAAAACGCAGACCTTGTCGTGGTGATTGCCCACTGGGGAGAAGAGAAGGTAGATTACCCCGTCGACCATCAGAAAACATTGGCCCATGCCTATATTGAAGCAGGAGCTGATCTGGTGATTGGCGGTCACCCCCATGTGCTGCAAGGATTTGAACGGTATCAAAACGGCTGGATCGCTTACAGCCTGGGTAACTTTATCTTCACCCGCTCCACCCAACCCAAAACATGGGAAACGATGATTCTTCAGGCGGAATGCACCAAGGAAGCCGCCTGTGAACTAACCATGCTGCCGTACTACACAGAACTTGGCCGAGCCGTTCCGCTACTGGAGCAAGATGGTGCGAAACTACGCGGCCGAGTGGAGTCGATCTCCGTCAATGTACGAATCGACGAAAATGGCAGAATCCAGACAGCCCCTGCAAAGCAGACAGAATGA
- a CDS encoding nucleotide sugar dehydrogenase: MTTDPVRVAVVGLGFVGLPLALTYAMKGATVIGVDALPSVVEEINAGRSHHLEAYEGKTLPEILREQLAAGRFYATSSYEEAAASVDHYIVTVGLPVHNGDPDLGPLKSCAHTLGSVIKQGDTVMLRSTVVPGTTEEVVLPILEQVSGLVAGKDFYLTYCSERIAEGRAFEEFIHMPLVLGGVNQESADKGKELLAFISEADVTISDIRVVETAKVIENIQRDVNIAMVQEFARFAEAYQIDTFELIKVANTHKRVQLLTPGPGVGGYCLPNALYYLLPKAKELGVPITLLQNARQINDSVPKVLVEMLERELRAVNKNLAGGRIAILGLAMKDFSNDDRVSPVHDLISLLQAAGAEVVSYDPAVPSRYEHKRDTLEEAVRGADALMLTAVQQAFVEIDWKILAREMASEPILFDTKNRIPRELDKEIRVVRV, translated from the coding sequence ATGACAACGGATCCCGTCCGCGTAGCGGTTGTCGGACTTGGTTTTGTCGGATTGCCGCTCGCACTCACCTATGCGATGAAAGGAGCGACCGTAATCGGCGTTGATGCGTTGCCGAGCGTGGTCGAGGAAATAAACGCGGGGCGTTCCCATCATTTGGAGGCGTACGAGGGGAAGACGCTGCCGGAGATTTTGCGCGAACAGCTGGCCGCCGGTCGGTTTTACGCGACCAGTTCCTATGAGGAAGCGGCAGCCTCTGTGGATCATTATATCGTAACCGTTGGACTGCCCGTACATAACGGCGATCCAGACCTCGGACCGCTGAAGAGCTGTGCCCATACGCTGGGCAGTGTCATAAAGCAGGGAGATACCGTGATGCTTCGCAGTACAGTGGTACCGGGTACGACAGAAGAAGTGGTTCTGCCGATATTGGAACAAGTGAGTGGGCTTGTTGCAGGAAAAGATTTCTATTTGACCTACTGTTCAGAACGAATTGCCGAAGGGCGCGCATTTGAAGAGTTTATACACATGCCGCTTGTGCTTGGCGGTGTCAACCAGGAGAGCGCGGACAAAGGGAAGGAACTGCTCGCCTTTATCAGCGAGGCGGATGTGACCATATCCGACATCCGCGTCGTGGAGACCGCAAAAGTGATCGAAAATATCCAACGCGACGTCAACATTGCGATGGTGCAAGAGTTTGCCCGTTTCGCAGAGGCGTATCAGATCGACACGTTTGAACTGATCAAAGTGGCCAACACCCACAAACGGGTCCAACTGCTCACGCCGGGACCAGGAGTGGGCGGCTACTGTCTGCCCAACGCGCTCTACTACCTGCTGCCAAAAGCAAAGGAACTGGGCGTTCCGATCACGCTGCTGCAAAATGCTCGTCAGATCAATGACAGTGTGCCAAAGGTTTTGGTCGAGATGCTGGAAAGAGAACTGCGCGCGGTGAACAAAAACCTGGCAGGCGGTCGAATTGCCATATTAGGTCTTGCGATGAAAGACTTCTCCAACGACGACCGAGTAAGCCCTGTCCACGATTTGATCAGCCTGCTGCAGGCGGCCGGAGCGGAAGTTGTTTCCTACGACCCAGCCGTTCCTAGTCGGTATGAGCATAAACGGGACACGCTGGAAGAGGCGGTACGTGGTGCCGATGCACTCATGCTGACTGCTGTCCAGCAGGCGTTCGTCGAGATCGACTGGAAGATCCTTGCCCGGGAAATGGCATCTGAGCCCATTTTGTTCGACACCAAAAACCGCATTCCACGGGAGTTGGACAAAGAGATACGGGTCGTGCGGGTATAG
- a CDS encoding 2Fe-2S iron-sulfur cluster-binding protein has translation MSVERSADRITVTIIQHGVRHQLHVKRGDNLLMAMVRAKFPVEYMCTTGKCTTCRMLMEVPPESAAPASETERYRLGAPAVEQGYRLACQLYVEGPLTVCLPDQPN, from the coding sequence ATGTCAGTCGAACGGTCAGCGGACCGGATCACCGTTACCATCATTCAACATGGCGTCCGCCATCAATTGCATGTGAAGCGGGGAGATAATCTGTTGATGGCGATGGTAAGAGCGAAGTTTCCGGTGGAGTATATGTGCACGACGGGAAAATGTACCACCTGCAGGATGCTGATGGAGGTACCGCCCGAATCAGCGGCCCCAGCCAGTGAGACAGAGCGTTACCGGCTGGGCGCACCCGCCGTAGAACAGGGGTATCGGCTGGCCTGTCAGTTGTACGTTGAGGGGCCGCTGACTGTCTGTCTGCCAGATCAGCCGAATTGA
- a CDS encoding DUF350 domain-containing protein: protein MENLLSNPYFATAAYYAVTGLGMILFLIVFELVTRYRVWEEMKKGNIAVAMATGGKVFGVANIFRFSIEQHDSIGQALIWGSFGYLLLLISYFIFEFMTPSFQVDVEIERGNRAVGFLAMVISVGFSYVIGASLTL, encoded by the coding sequence ATGGAAAACTTGTTAAGCAATCCGTATTTTGCGACTGCCGCTTACTATGCCGTGACGGGACTGGGGATGATCCTGTTTCTGATCGTGTTTGAACTGGTGACACGGTATCGGGTATGGGAGGAGATGAAAAAAGGAAATATTGCTGTGGCAATGGCTACAGGTGGCAAGGTGTTCGGGGTTGCCAACATTTTCCGTTTCTCGATCGAGCAGCATGACAGCATCGGGCAGGCACTGATCTGGGGCTCGTTTGGTTATTTGCTGTTGCTGATCAGCTATTTCATCTTTGAGTTCATGACCCCCAGCTTTCAGGTGGATGTGGAAATCGAGCGGGGCAATCGCGCCGTAGGTTTTTTGGCCATGGTCATATCAGTCGGCTTTTCGTATGTGATCGGGGCCAGTTTGACACTGTGA
- a CDS encoding endonuclease MutS2, which yields MEQRVLNTLEYDKVIAMLVDKASSTLGKERAQELVPFTTIEEVQDAQQATEEASLVLRLKGSVPLGGIRDIRQSLQRARLRAMLSPADLLDIASTIYAGRRLKTFLLNLAEEQELPMLTGWAEQIEGLRDLEEEIKRCVDDHGDVVDSASVELRRIRQEIRGLESRIRDRLEQMTRSSSYQKMLMENIITIRGDRYVIPVKQEYRHVFGGIVHDQSASGATLFIEPEVVVTMNNKLRETRLKEEREVERILIQLTEQVSEVVESLQINIEMLGELDFAFAKAQFGTSLKATIPRLNDNGIIRFRKARHPLISAEEVVPIDVELGRQYRAIVITGPNTGGKTVSIKTIGLLSLMAMAGLPIPVEEESEAAVFSSVFADIGDEQSIEQSLSTFSSHMTNIIHILKSMDERSLVIFDELGAGTDPTEGAALAMAILDHVVERGARLLATTHYSELKAYAYDREEVINASVEFDVQTLRPTYRLLVGVPGRSNAFAIARRLGLSERIIEEARRTISEEESQVETMIASLERNARTAEQERQQAEALRAEAEQLRRQLEEERNRFAEEKNRLLEKAEEEARIAVQLAKEEADTIIRELRELRAEGAEIKEHRLIEAKKRLGEAVMELEKEKVKQQRPKAVRAAQPKVGDEVMVHSFGQRGTVLEKASDDEYLVQIGIMKMKVKQSDLSVHKEAKAQPAAQYTAVKSRKGSVKMELDLRGCRVEEGLQEVDRYLDEVLLAGLHSVSIIHGHGTGALRKAVHDFLRGHRSVKSFRLGGQGEGGVGATIVELR from the coding sequence GTGGAGCAGCGGGTTTTAAATACGTTGGAATACGATAAAGTAATCGCTATGCTAGTGGACAAGGCGAGCTCGACGCTTGGCAAAGAGCGGGCACAGGAGCTGGTCCCGTTTACAACGATAGAGGAAGTACAAGATGCGCAACAGGCGACGGAAGAGGCCAGCCTGGTGCTTCGCCTCAAGGGAAGCGTACCGTTGGGCGGGATACGTGACATCCGCCAATCTCTCCAGCGGGCGAGGCTGAGAGCGATGCTGTCGCCGGCTGATCTGCTGGATATTGCCAGTACGATCTACGCTGGCAGACGGCTGAAAACGTTTCTGCTCAATCTGGCCGAAGAGCAGGAACTGCCGATGTTGACAGGATGGGCAGAACAGATCGAAGGACTGCGTGATCTGGAAGAGGAGATCAAGCGATGTGTGGACGATCATGGTGACGTGGTTGATAGTGCCAGTGTGGAGCTTCGCCGTATCCGTCAGGAGATTCGCGGTCTGGAATCGCGCATACGTGACCGGCTGGAGCAGATGACACGCTCGTCCAGTTATCAGAAGATGTTAATGGAAAACATCATTACCATCCGCGGAGATCGTTATGTCATTCCTGTCAAGCAGGAGTATCGTCACGTGTTTGGCGGCATCGTTCATGATCAGTCCGCATCCGGAGCAACCCTGTTTATCGAACCGGAAGTCGTCGTCACGATGAATAATAAACTGCGTGAAACCCGTTTGAAAGAGGAACGGGAAGTGGAGCGGATTCTGATTCAGTTGACCGAGCAAGTGTCGGAAGTGGTCGAATCGCTGCAGATCAATATAGAGATGCTGGGTGAACTGGACTTTGCATTTGCGAAAGCGCAGTTTGGTACGAGCCTGAAAGCGACGATCCCCCGACTGAACGATAACGGGATCATTCGTTTTCGAAAAGCGCGGCATCCGCTGATCTCTGCAGAGGAAGTGGTGCCGATCGACGTGGAGTTGGGACGACAGTACAGAGCAATCGTGATTACCGGTCCCAACACGGGAGGAAAGACCGTTTCGATCAAGACAATCGGTCTGCTCTCCCTGATGGCTATGGCTGGCCTGCCTATCCCTGTGGAAGAAGAAAGCGAGGCAGCGGTCTTTTCGTCTGTATTTGCCGACATTGGCGATGAGCAGTCGATCGAACAGAGTTTGTCCACCTTTTCCAGTCATATGACCAACATTATCCACATTCTCAAGTCGATGGATGAGCGGAGTCTGGTCATCTTTGACGAATTGGGGGCAGGTACCGATCCGACAGAAGGGGCCGCACTGGCGATGGCCATTCTCGATCACGTCGTGGAGCGTGGCGCTCGCCTGCTGGCGACCACACACTACAGTGAACTGAAGGCGTACGCCTATGATCGCGAAGAGGTGATCAACGCCAGCGTCGAGTTTGACGTGCAGACGCTTCGGCCCACTTACCGGCTGTTGGTCGGGGTGCCGGGACGTTCCAATGCATTTGCCATCGCCAGACGCCTCGGTCTCTCAGAGCGGATCATCGAAGAAGCCCGCCGTACGATCAGCGAAGAAGAGAGTCAGGTGGAGACGATGATTGCTTCGTTGGAGCGGAATGCGCGGACGGCTGAACAGGAGCGGCAGCAGGCGGAAGCACTCCGGGCGGAAGCCGAACAACTGCGCCGCCAGCTGGAGGAGGAGCGCAACCGTTTTGCCGAAGAGAAGAACCGCCTCCTGGAGAAGGCCGAAGAAGAGGCGCGAATTGCAGTGCAGCTGGCCAAGGAGGAAGCTGACACCATCATTCGCGAACTGCGCGAACTGCGGGCAGAAGGGGCGGAAATCAAGGAACACCGGTTGATTGAGGCCAAGAAACGGCTGGGTGAAGCCGTCATGGAGCTAGAGAAAGAAAAGGTGAAACAACAGCGTCCCAAGGCGGTGCGAGCAGCACAGCCGAAGGTAGGTGACGAAGTGATGGTGCACAGCTTCGGCCAACGCGGCACAGTATTGGAAAAAGCATCAGATGACGAGTATCTGGTGCAGATCGGGATCATGAAGATGAAAGTAAAGCAAAGTGATCTCAGTGTGCACAAGGAGGCGAAGGCTCAACCCGCTGCTCAATACACGGCGGTTAAATCTAGAAAAGGCAGCGTCAAGATGGAACTTGATCTGCGCGGCTGCCGTGTAGAGGAAGGTCTGCAGGAAGTGGATCGTTATCTGGACGAGGTTCTGCTCGCCGGTTTGCACTCTGTCTCGATCATTCACGGTCACGGTACGGGTGCACTTCGTAAGGCTGTGCACGATTTTCTGCGCGGTCACCGCAGCGTCAAGTCGTTTCGCCTAGGCGGCCAGGGGGAAGGCGGGGTTGGCGCGACCATTGTGGAACTGAGGTAA
- a CDS encoding phage holin family protein produces MTILRHVVRFIVAAIVLLFVGFLVPGFSVNSFWTALFAAVVIAAIGWGIEAMFGDRISPYNRGIIGFLVSAVVIYFTQFVVAGFRVTILGALLAALVIGIIDLFIPIKTHLNLRDGDAGRKQET; encoded by the coding sequence ATGACGATCTTACGTCACGTGGTTCGCTTTATCGTTGCAGCGATTGTCTTGTTGTTCGTTGGCTTTTTGGTACCCGGGTTCAGCGTCAACAGCTTTTGGACTGCCCTGTTTGCAGCCGTCGTCATCGCAGCCATCGGCTGGGGTATCGAAGCGATGTTCGGCGACCGGATCTCACCGTATAATCGAGGGATCATCGGATTTCTGGTCAGTGCGGTCGTGATATACTTCACGCAGTTTGTCGTTGCCGGATTTCGCGTTACAATCCTCGGTGCCTTGTTGGCCGCTCTTGTCATCGGTATCATCGACTTGTTTATTCCGATCAAGACGCATCTCAATCTGCGTGACGGTGACGCCGGCAGAAAGCAGGAGACCTAA
- the larB gene encoding nickel pincer cofactor biosynthesis protein LarB yields MVEVERILEQVKNGQLSVAEAKERLTQVGDLGYAQLDLNRQERTGFPEVVYAAGKTVEQVIGIFEKLKQTQDVVLATRVTSEQGEQLQNRVPGVIYDTQARVAVWSRSPLEPQRNGYVCVVAAGTSDLPVAEEAAWTLRCFGSEVRVIADVGVAGIHRLFHRLEEIRGASVIVCVAGMEGALTSVVAGLVDKPVIAVPTSVGYGSSFGGLSALLTMLNSCASGVAVVNIDNGFGAGYLAGMIHRQAGLDH; encoded by the coding sequence ATGGTTGAAGTGGAGCGTATTCTAGAGCAGGTGAAAAATGGTCAATTGAGTGTGGCAGAGGCGAAGGAACGTCTCACCCAAGTCGGGGATCTTGGCTATGCCCAGCTTGATCTAAACCGTCAGGAGCGGACCGGGTTTCCCGAAGTCGTCTATGCAGCAGGAAAAACGGTTGAACAGGTAATCGGCATCTTCGAAAAGTTAAAGCAGACACAGGATGTCGTATTGGCTACAAGGGTCACATCCGAACAGGGAGAACAGCTGCAAAACAGAGTCCCGGGCGTGATCTATGATACGCAGGCCAGAGTGGCTGTCTGGAGCCGCTCTCCTCTTGAACCGCAGCGGAACGGTTACGTCTGCGTTGTTGCTGCCGGCACTTCCGACCTTCCAGTAGCGGAGGAGGCGGCGTGGACCTTACGCTGCTTCGGCAGTGAAGTACGCGTAATCGCTGATGTGGGCGTGGCTGGAATCCATCGATTGTTTCATCGTCTGGAAGAGATTCGCGGGGCATCAGTGATTGTCTGCGTTGCTGGGATGGAGGGTGCATTGACCAGCGTGGTTGCCGGGTTAGTAGATAAACCAGTCATTGCTGTGCCGACAAGTGTGGGCTACGGCTCGTCTTTCGGTGGACTCTCCGCTCTGTTGACGATGCTCAATTCTTGTGCGAGTGGTGTGGCTGTAGTCAATATCGACAACGGATTCGGTGCAGGGTACTTGGCGGGAATGATCCATAGACAGGCCGGCCTGGACCATTAA
- the larE gene encoding ATP-dependent sacrificial sulfur transferase LarE has product MTIQTKEQLIEAAQRLSIREKDERLGQLLRDMGTVLIAFSGGVDSTFLLARAVQELGDQAIAVTAASETFPTREFEAAKQLAGRLGARFVTTQIREMENPNFVSNPTNRCFYCKDGLYEHLATLAEQNEWNAVICDGANMDDLGDYRPGRMAAAQRGVRSPLQEAGLYKEELRQLSKEMDLSTWNKPSFACLSSRIPYGSEITLEKIDQIDRAEGFLLSLGFHQVRVRHHGQIARIEVLPADFPRLLEHHQEIDEKLKQIGFTYVTLDLWGYQTGSMNNVLRTEVKDSHG; this is encoded by the coding sequence ATGACGATTCAGACGAAGGAACAGCTGATTGAAGCGGCCCAACGACTGTCGATTCGGGAGAAAGACGAACGGTTAGGTCAGCTTTTACGAGATATGGGTACGGTGTTGATTGCCTTTTCCGGAGGCGTGGACAGTACCTTTTTGCTAGCTCGCGCGGTACAGGAGCTAGGCGATCAGGCGATAGCGGTGACGGCCGCCTCCGAAACATTTCCCACCCGGGAGTTTGAAGCGGCCAAGCAGTTGGCGGGCCGTCTTGGCGCCCGTTTTGTGACCACACAAATCAGGGAGATGGAGAATCCGAACTTCGTCTCCAACCCGACCAACCGCTGTTTTTACTGCAAGGATGGATTGTATGAGCACCTTGCCACACTGGCCGAACAAAACGAATGGAATGCTGTGATCTGTGACGGAGCGAACATGGATGATCTGGGCGACTATCGCCCCGGGCGCATGGCTGCTGCCCAGCGTGGCGTGCGCAGTCCTCTCCAGGAAGCCGGATTGTACAAGGAAGAACTGCGACAGTTGTCAAAAGAGATGGACCTGTCCACTTGGAACAAACCATCATTTGCCTGCCTCTCTTCTCGGATCCCCTATGGGTCTGAGATTACACTAGAGAAGATTGATCAGATTGATCGAGCAGAAGGGTTTTTGCTCAGTCTCGGTTTTCATCAGGTCAGAGTGCGGCATCACGGACAAATCGCCCGCATCGAAGTGCTGCCGGCCGATTTTCCCAGACTGCTGGAACATCACCAGGAGATTGATGAGAAGCTGAAGCAGATCGGGTTTACCTACGTGACGCTTGACCTGTGGGGCTATCAGACAGGCAGTATGAACAACGTCTTGCGTACGGAAGTGAAGGACAGCCATGGTTGA
- a CDS encoding glycosyltransferase family 4 protein, producing the protein MRILFSTYWGIPQAGKLNTSIHLLKKELERHGHQVDLLAHHPDMQQIYLVSRQPKGAFTKVMSGQSVDKAKIKQVIYSELYRYYQKYLPHVHPWIRWREIERYTFELAVSLFHLDGYDMIHTHDVISTRALWRVKPRHIPLIFQNHGLLANDRTIADHIGNKESLKWKYVVAEEYYGAISCNQTLVPAKWLLDQLNHHYGVPNEQCKIIPYGLDLDQFLEWLQYEPYPVVQKKPDQYVISCPASLAPRNGHKILIEALCVLAQKRNDFICWLIGDGEMRHELEEHCAKQGIADRVVFLGHRADVPSLYNKTDVIVLPSLEDLQPSAIMEAQIAGKVIIASDSGGIPEMIKHGDTGLLFPVSDSEQLAERLSEVMNDSDLRQHLERNAKEWGVHQWPSKVWGERVINVYDQVLKALQSPAPNTLQQPHLGIPHGFTKKRSLRRDSAASMFIFRVQSQLHEKEWDDMSRNLPAHYSIPDLSFLKVLTETNHFDS; encoded by the coding sequence ATGAGAATTCTGTTTTCCACCTATTGGGGCATCCCCCAGGCGGGGAAGTTGAATACGTCTATTCATTTGCTCAAAAAAGAACTGGAGCGGCACGGCCATCAGGTCGATCTCTTGGCACACCACCCGGATATGCAGCAGATCTATCTGGTCAGTCGCCAGCCAAAAGGCGCGTTTACGAAGGTGATGAGCGGTCAATCCGTTGACAAGGCAAAAATCAAGCAAGTGATTTATAGCGAACTGTATCGGTACTATCAAAAATATTTACCGCATGTTCATCCATGGATTCGCTGGCGGGAGATTGAGCGTTACACTTTTGAATTAGCCGTTTCTTTGTTCCATTTGGACGGATACGACATGATTCACACCCATGATGTCATATCGACGAGAGCCTTATGGAGAGTGAAGCCGCGTCACATTCCGCTGATCTTTCAAAATCATGGTCTGTTGGCCAACGATCGTACCATCGCTGATCATATTGGGAACAAAGAGAGTTTGAAGTGGAAATACGTTGTAGCGGAAGAATACTACGGTGCGATTTCATGCAATCAAACGCTTGTCCCTGCGAAATGGCTGCTGGATCAATTAAACCACCATTACGGGGTCCCAAATGAACAATGCAAGATCATCCCGTATGGATTGGACTTGGACCAGTTCCTCGAATGGCTGCAATACGAGCCGTATCCTGTTGTGCAAAAGAAACCTGACCAATATGTCATCTCTTGTCCGGCGTCACTTGCGCCGCGGAACGGACATAAAATCCTGATCGAAGCATTATGTGTACTCGCTCAAAAGCGGAACGATTTCATCTGCTGGCTGATTGGCGACGGCGAGATGAGGCATGAGCTTGAGGAGCATTGTGCTAAACAGGGGATTGCTGACCGCGTCGTTTTTTTAGGGCACCGGGCGGATGTACCTTCCTTGTACAACAAGACAGATGTTATCGTCTTGCCTTCTTTGGAAGATCTTCAGCCATCCGCTATCATGGAAGCACAAATCGCCGGGAAAGTTATCATCGCTTCTGACAGCGGAGGAATACCAGAGATGATCAAACATGGGGATACCGGTTTGCTCTTTCCGGTCAGTGACAGCGAGCAGTTGGCCGAGAGACTGTCGGAAGTGATGAATGATTCTGATCTGCGGCAGCACCTAGAGAGAAACGCGAAGGAATGGGGAGTTCACCAGTGGCCCTCAAAGGTTTGGGGTGAGCGCGTGATCAATGTGTACGATCAGGTGCTGAAAGCGCTGCAATCTCCAGCCCCCAACACCCTTCAGCAGCCTCATCTTGGCATTCCACACGGTTTCACGAAAAAGAGGTCGCTGCGAAGGGATTCGGCAGCAAGCATGTTTATCTTTCGCGTCCAAAGCCAACTGCACGAAAAGGAGTGGGATGACATGTCAAGGAATCTCCCAGCACACTACTCAATCCCGGACTTGTCCTTTCTCAAGGTACTCACAGAGACAAATCACTTCGATTCATGA
- a CDS encoding glycosyltransferase family 61 protein codes for MPHSREEHTPPVGYCRTTGEWFAYHQARGKSMEEHFMEFYCDHSSEHVMPRGLEETVPWEFANRPFRHHPSPFLAVICDGRIWGAKGAVITPDNKLLWDVSLEHSEQTPEQHSVFQQAHMPSVEYHAETLAVLTYTASESYFHWMLDVLPRIDLLNKSGIAIDKFVFNTSPCLPFQHQTLTALGIPPDRRIEIEAASHLRAKKLVVPSLIGYTSHYPKWAVAFLRTAFFQYTHLSDRGKRIYISRADAKHRQLTNEQQVLKLLEPYRFQTVTLSEYTVGDQIALFASADVIVAPHGANMTNLLFCHAGTKVIELFSPGYVNPIYWAISNHAGLDYYYLIGKGRRSPQNVYELSRAKEDIEVDLDQLSRMLKLAGM; via the coding sequence ATGCCCCATTCCCGTGAGGAACATACCCCCCCGGTTGGCTACTGTCGAACCACTGGGGAATGGTTCGCTTACCATCAAGCCCGGGGTAAGTCCATGGAAGAGCACTTCATGGAATTTTACTGTGACCACAGCAGCGAACATGTGATGCCCAGAGGACTGGAAGAAACCGTTCCATGGGAATTCGCCAACAGACCGTTCCGTCATCATCCCAGTCCATTTCTGGCCGTGATTTGCGATGGGAGGATTTGGGGAGCAAAAGGGGCTGTGATCACCCCTGACAATAAGCTGTTGTGGGATGTTTCCCTGGAGCATTCGGAACAAACCCCTGAACAGCATTCTGTCTTTCAGCAGGCCCACATGCCGTCGGTGGAGTACCATGCAGAAACGTTGGCTGTTCTGACCTATACGGCAAGCGAAAGTTATTTTCATTGGATGCTGGATGTGCTGCCCCGCATCGATTTGTTGAATAAAAGCGGCATAGCCATCGACAAGTTTGTCTTCAATACCAGTCCCTGCCTACCCTTTCAGCATCAGACGCTGACCGCCCTTGGCATTCCCCCTGACAGACGCATCGAAATCGAGGCAGCTTCCCATCTGAGAGCGAAGAAACTGGTCGTGCCTTCACTGATCGGGTACACCTCCCATTATCCCAAATGGGCCGTTGCTTTTCTGCGAACAGCGTTTTTCCAGTATACTCATCTATCAGACAGAGGAAAAAGGATTTACATCAGCAGGGCTGACGCCAAGCACCGGCAGCTTACCAATGAACAGCAGGTGTTGAAGCTGCTGGAACCATACCGTTTTCAAACCGTTACATTGAGCGAATACACAGTAGGCGATCAGATCGCGCTGTTTGCATCTGCCGACGTCATCGTTGCCCCGCATGGAGCAAACATGACCAATCTTCTCTTCTGCCATGCGGGCACCAAGGTGATCGAACTGTTTTCACCTGGCTATGTCAACCCGATCTATTGGGCCATAAGCAATCATGCAGGTCTTGATTATTATTATCTCATTGGCAAAGGCAGACGTTCACCGCAGAATGTGTATGAATTGTCGCGGGCAAAAGAGGACATAGAGGTTGATCTCGATCAGCTATCCAGAATGCTCAAGTTGGCAGGCATGTAG
- the zapA gene encoding cell division protein ZapA, whose product MQDDGKNRLTVDIFGQQYRLTGKASVNHMRMVAGYVDDKMNEISEGNNRLDTTKIAVLAAVNISDEYFRLRREYEELLRILQDDARRQVNSRS is encoded by the coding sequence GTGCAAGATGACGGGAAAAACCGCTTGACCGTGGATATCTTTGGACAACAGTATCGGCTCACTGGGAAGGCTAGCGTCAATCATATGCGCATGGTCGCTGGATACGTCGATGACAAGATGAACGAAATCAGTGAGGGCAACAATCGTCTGGACACGACAAAAATCGCCGTATTGGCTGCCGTAAACATTTCAGACGAATACTTCCGTCTACGCCGGGAATACGAGGAACTGCTGAGGATTTTGCAGGATGACGCGAGACGCCAAGTGAACAGCAGAAGCTGA